In the Populus trichocarpa isolate Nisqually-1 chromosome 8, P.trichocarpa_v4.1, whole genome shotgun sequence genome, TCCCAGCAACTGttaattagaacaaaaaaaagtgtaatTGAGCTTGAAATTTCAGGATGAGATAAGACCTTCGCAAGAGGAGCAAGGCAATTGGTAGTGCAGCTTGCATTAGAAACAACGTCCATGTTTGGCTTGTATGTCTTCTCATTTACTCCAACTACAAACATCGGAGCATCAGCTGAGGGAGCTGATATGACCACTTTCTTGGCACCACCCTGCAGAGCAATTCACTAGCTCAACTTGCAGCAGTGCATGGATCTCGATATAAAAGAGAGACAGGCAGAACAAAAACTGGGAAAAACTTGAGGGAAATAGCAGTTAATACCAACCTTCTTGTGAGCTGCAGCCTTCTCAAGTGTGGTGAAGACACCAGATGATTCAACCACAAACTCAGCCCCAAAATCACCCCAAGGGATCTCTGCAGGATCCCTGGATTCGATGAGTTTAAATGTTAGATTGAAGAGCTAATATTGCAGTAAAAACTGTATTAGGATTCATACTGACATTTGATTCAAGATGCTAAAATACAAGTTGCAGTAAGCCAACAGTAAGTATTTCAGGTCCTATACAGATATGAGTGCAAAAATAACATCCCCAGATAGTACCTTTtgcttgtaatttttatttgtttcccaTTGATTTCCAAGGTGGAATCATCCAGAACCTTGATGGTTCCATTGAAAACTCCATGAGTAGAATCATATCTGAACATATAAGCCTGGAtaatgtgaagaaaaaaaaggagttaaTCATAGACAATTCTTTAGAAAATTAAGGAAGCTTCCAATATAGGATTTTCCCCTACGCCCCAGCCCCCCTATTTCCCCGAATGCAACATCTCCCAAATTATCAAATAGCTATAGCTAGATCAACATATACCAACACGCTTGATTCGTTTTAGTCATCTTCAAATTCTCCAAGCATTCTTGCATACCATGGATACACAAAATCCTGTGCATCTATATGATCAGTTTAATCATAAATTTCTATGCAGTTAAGACTTATAGCCCTCTACATAACCAAATTGCCATGTAAATAAACCCACTGAAATGAAACAATAGTAAGAATTCATAGATgttgatataataaaatcaatatcacCGTGGAACACAAGGAAGGAGATCATTATGTGATGTGAAGTTATCTATATGGTGTTGGTGGCTTTTCAACCATTCTGAAGAGCAAATTTTGGTGTTTGAAAAAGAACTCGTGCATCTAAAAATGTCTGAGGTGTTTGAGACAGTTAGCATAACTTCAGTGAACGGAAATGAAAATGAAGGGCACCATCATGACAGAAAGCTTTTGTATGAGCAGACACTGTAAATTGTGGGCAATATGCTAATTCCTGATTCCATGAATCTATGTGAAGTTCACCAAAAAAACATTGGAGCTTGATCCATGCTGGTTGAAATGCATTCAAGAAATTATGAATCAAACACCATCTTCTAATTTCAACATCGCTTCCAGCATCATATGGCAACTCCATAAGCATTCCACACACTATAAGACTCCCCCTCCCCCAGTTTTTCTTTCCAGGACACTGTGCACTGCTTAACATAATTTGCCAAATTCACACAAATTTACAGTAATAATATCATTGATTTTCATTAACAGTCTCATCTGAAAGATAACACAGTACTTGTGAGTAGATATCAGAAATGTAATTGTATAAGGATATTAGTACAATACTTGTGGAAGGATATTTTTACACCGCATTCCAGACACAGTggaaaaacaatcaagaaaatCCCAACTTCCAAGCTTAAGTGgtttcaagaaaattattttgcttCCAAGCAATAACAGCACTGGTCTAATATCAAAGTTCAATGACATCCTAACTCCTCGTACACATGCAGTTGCATATAAAAACAACCCATTTAAGAATTAAGACTGCTTTGCTCTTTATTTTTCCTTCGCTAAAAAGGTGCCAGGATTTCAAGGCTCTTTGAGTACCTCACTAACTCGTTAACACATGCAATGCACTAGTCCAAGAGATACTGAACAATTTCCAGAATAATTCCTAGGGACGGCCATTAAAAGGGTCTGCAGTGGGGTTTGCCCAAGCCTGCTCTTATAACTAACacacatgtaaaacaaaaacagtaaTAAAATGAATCACATTAAGGAGGCTAACGTGTAAACTTTGGTCATTCAACAATatcttcaaaacataaattgcAATAAGAAATCTAATCACGAATCCTTTACCATGTACTCAGCATCAATGAAGGGATCATTCACTGCCACCACATCAATATCATCCCTGAAAGTTGCTACTCGCAATACCAATCTACCAATTCGTCCAAAACCTGTACAATTGTAGACTTGACTCCTGTtagtatttgagttttttagttATGTTCCAAAGAATGTCAGTTTATACTTCAAGATATATTGTAATCCATGCATCATCTATCAATAAATAAGTAAGACGGAGCAAATATCAAGTTTAATCATCTTCAGGTACCATTGATTCCAATCTTCGTCTTTCCATCAGCCCGTGATCCTattcaaagtaaaaacaaatcaaaccagCACCACATCAGTAAACACAACTCCCAAATCTGTCTAGAAAACGCTAATACAAAACAGTAGTTTCTTACTTAAAACTGTTGGGGGCATTTCGGTAGCTGTGGCTTTGATGGGTTGGATGCTCCTTCCACTGCATGTACTGAATGGTTCAAATGTTTCAGAATTAGCGTGAAGAAAAGGCATGCCCATGCACATATTTCAATATATAGAgagattttaatatcaaaatcttCAGAACTCAACTGTAAGGAAGATGACCCTGTTGGTACTGAAGCACCAAAAATGCTCTTCGAAGAGTTAAAACGAATGCTTGAAACCTGAAATTATGAAGGAGATAAATAAAGATCAACATTCAATGGCAAAAGGTAAATACATTTCTATATAGTAATAGGTACTTCACACCACTCATCAGCTTCTACATTGTCAAAAGATTAATCTATATATGAAACATTCCTTGTAGAGAACATAAGGTCAAATAATAATGAGTGTTTTTACTGATCTGATGCCAGCTCTTCactgctttttttcttctttttacaaGTTCTTTTAAGAGATAAACAATACTCTGTTTCATTTTCCTCTGTTTTCTCACCAACCATATAGAAAGTATGAAACTCGAAACCACTATATGCGCACCAAAAGGAAGCCATAACTACACTGATACacagatcatttttttaaaaaaaagaagaaattatttcCGCTTGATAATCAAAGGCACGCACTGTTATCTATCTTACTccactttcttttcttctctcaccAACCAAAAACTAGAACGAAGGTTAAACAAGGTGTGACTACCGACAGCCTTTCAAAAAGAAGGTGTTGATCAGAGAAAAAAGCACGGATACCTCGAAGCGATCGGACGGTGAAGGAGAGAAGTCGGAACGGGAAGCTTCGATAAGAGGAGCGGCGGGCGTGGATCTGAGAAGGGTAGAGAAAGCCATCTGTACTAAGAGCAACACAAAAACCCTACTGATAAGGCAAAGGTTGGGTTTGCGGCTTTTGAGAGGGAGAGGAAAATGAAAAATCGAAAAAGAAATGGTAGTTGCAGGCAGGTGGTGTTTGAtggtgttttaaaaacaaaacgaatgtgtatttttttttaataaaacaagcGGAAACTTTAAGCGGAGTTTCTCACGAGGAATGTGCTTGGCTCGCTTTTTCCTGtaccgattttttttaatcttttctttttaaatagcaTAGTAtattaaaagttttgaaaaaaaataaaaaatacttaaaaaataggagaatttaaaaacaactatattttaaaatattatttttatagagaaTTACTATTTGAAATAACATTGcatctcaaaatatatttagtggatatttcaaaatatttttcttttacatattaTTTAGCAAAagtcaatcaaatattttatgaagattcaataaacaaaatataagattaaaaatccaataatcaagaaaaaaatgaaatgatgtgATATTGTAGgagaaataaatggaagaagaaaaaaaaatatgttactaCAAACTTTGGTTTTAACACACTcgttacttttaaaaatatctcgACGAAACAGTTCTAGTTATATACTGGAAGAACACCAgagaatattataattaatcctGAATTAACCTcgaataaaatttttaacaaattatgaCTATATTTGATCATCTTTTAAGATGTGGTTAGATTTATCTTGTCAAGATCTTTCAAACAACACTGAATAAATAAAGAACAGAGCTTCGATGTATCCttgataacttttttattattattattgaatattaaatcTCATTTCTTgatcattaaatattttaaactataatatttttttaaattataatattttttaatgtttttctaacatgtgttattaattctaaaataccgtatttttctctgaatttctctctctctccatgcAATAAACCGCGTGTGAGTTATGATAACATGGGAGTAGACATATTGTTTCTGGCGTGAgctctctttgtattttttttttcccttataatATGTGGGTTTTTTagtgaaatttatttatattacatttttattttcaaaatatatttgactTGATGGCCaagttgtattttaaaattaattttgtagaGTCGTCATGGTGCGTTTAGTGAgcaaattagattaaaaaaaataacttcttattttatcttaatgTACATACAATAAACATTGGTAAAGGTACAATTATTATGTCTAATTTCTTTACTCATTCAATATATAAGGCGTTGAAtaaatctatatttaaaaaagtaaaaaaccataagaaaatatatatattcttgttaatgttgaaacaattaatgatttgaaaatatttccttgaataattgcaaaaatattcaaaataatataggtgtccggaccagtttgggatcaagaggtttattTTCATTGTGATTTCAGGTTTGGATCACGTGATTGTTAATATAAtagcaactaaaaaattatataatttttaatttttaaattcatg is a window encoding:
- the LOC7460675 gene encoding glyceraldehyde-3-phosphate dehydrogenase GAPCP2, chloroplastic gives rise to the protein MAFSTLLRSTPAAPLIEASRSDFSPSPSDRFEVSSIRFNSSKSIFGASVPTGSSSLHTCSGRSIQPIKATATEMPPTVLRSRADGKTKIGINGFGRIGRLVLRVATFRDDIDVVAVNDPFIDAEYMAYMFRYDSTHGVFNGTIKVLDDSTLEINGKQIKITSKRDPAEIPWGDFGAEFVVESSGVFTTLEKAAAHKKGGAKKVVISAPSADAPMFVVGVNEKTYKPNMDVVSNASCTTNCLAPLAKVVHEEFGILEGLMTTVHATTATQKTVDGPSMKDWRGGRGAAQNIIPSSTGAAKAVGKVLPELNGKLTGMAFRVPTPNVSVVDLTCRLEKSASYEDVKAAIKYASEGPLMGILGYTDDDVVSNDFVGDSRSSIFDAKAGIGLSASFMKLVSWYDNEWGYSNRVLDLIEHMALVAAHN